The proteins below come from a single Jaculus jaculus isolate mJacJac1 chromosome X, mJacJac1.mat.Y.cur, whole genome shotgun sequence genomic window:
- the C1galt1c1 gene encoding C1GALT1-specific chaperone 1: MLSESSSFLKGVMLGSVFCALITMLGHVRIGHGSRMHHEHHHLQAPNKEDILKISEDERLELSKSFRVYCIILVKPKDVSLWAAVKETWTKHCDKAEFFSSENVKVFESINMDTDDMWLMMRKAYKYAFDKYSDQYNWFFLARPTTFAVIENLKYFLLKKDPSQPFYLGHTIKSGELEYVSVEGGIVLSIESMKRLNSLLNVPEKCPEQGGMIWKLSEDKQLAVCLKYAGVFAENAEDADGKDVFNTKSVGLSIKEAMTNHPNQVVEGCCSDMAVTFNGLTPNQMHVMMYGVYRLRAFGHVFSDALVFLPPNGSEND, from the coding sequence ATGCTCTCTGAAAGCAGTTCATTTTTGAAAGGTGTGATGCTTGGAAGTGTTTTCTGTGCTTTGATCACTATGCTAGGACATGTTAGGATTGGTCACGGAAGCAGAATGCACCATGAGCATCACCACCTACAGGCACCTAACAAAgaagatattttgaaaatttcagaGGATGAGCGCTTAGAGCTCAGTAAGAGCTTTCGGGTGTACTGTATCATCCTAGTAAAGCCCAAAGATGTGAGTCTTTGGGCTGCAGTGAAGGAGACTTGGACTAAACACTGTGACAAAGCAGAGTTCTTCAGTTCTGAAAATGTTAAGGTGTTTGAGTCAATTAATATGGATACGGATGACATGTGGCTGATGATGAGGAAAGCTTACAAATACGCCTTCGATAAATATAGTGATCAGTACAACTGGTTCTTCCTTGCACGCCCTACTACGTTTGCTGTTATTGAAAAcctaaagtattttttgttaaaaaaggaTCCATCACAACCTTTCTATCTGGGCCACACTATAAAATCTGGAGAACTTGAATATGTGAGTGTGGAAGGAGGAATTGTCTTGAGTATAGAATCAATGAAAAGACTTAACAGCCTTCTCAATGTTCCTGAAAAGTGCCCTGAACAGGGTGGGATGATTTGGAAGTTATCTGAAGATAAGCAGCTAGCAGTCTGCCTGAAATATGCTGGCGTGTTtgcagaaaatgcagaagatgcTGATGGAAAAGATGTGTTTAATACAAAATCTGTTGGGCTTTCTATTAAAGAGGCAATGACTAATCACCCAAACCAGGTGGTAGAAGGATGTTGTTCAGACATGGCTGTTACTTTTAATGGACTGACTCCtaaccagatgcatgtgatgaTGTATGGGGTGTACCGTCTTAGGGCATTTGGACATGTTTTCAGTGATGCATTGGTTTTCTTACCTCCAAATGGTTCTGAAAATGACTGA